One Triticum dicoccoides isolate Atlit2015 ecotype Zavitan chromosome 5B, WEW_v2.0, whole genome shotgun sequence genomic window carries:
- the LOC119308692 gene encoding 40S ribosomal protein S19, translating to MATVPAPAAETAASTARTVKDVNPHEFVKAYSAHLKRSGKMELPEWVDIVKTARFKELPPSDADWYYIRAASMARKIYLRQGIGIGGFQKIYGGRQRNGSRPPHFCKSSGAVSRNILQELQKMGIIDVDPKGGRLITSQGRRDLDQVAGTVPAEF from the exons ATGGCGACCGTGCCCGCTCCCGCAGCCGAGACCGCGGCCTCCACGGCGCGCACGGTGAAGGATGTCAACCCCCACGAGTTCGTCAAGGCCTACTCCGCGCACCTCAAGCGCTCCGGCAAG ATGGAGCTTCCGGAGTGGGTTGACATTGTCAAGACTGCAAGGTTCAAGGAGCTTCCACCTTCTGATGCTGACTGGTACTACATCAGGGCTG CCTCGATGGCAAGGAAGATCTACCTGAGGCAGGGAATTGGGATCGGCGGCTTCCAGAAGATCTACGGTGGCCGTCAGAGGAATGGTTCACGCCCACCGCACTTCTGCAAGAGCAGTGGTGCTGTGTCCCGCAACATCCTCCAGGAgttgcagaagatgggcatcattgATGTGGACCCCAAGGG TGGAAGGCTCATCACCTCCCAGGGAAGGCGTGATCTGGACCAGGTTGCAGGAACTGTTCCTGCCGAATTCTGA